The sequence CCATGGTTAGTTAAACAACCTAACCTAGAGCCATCGTTATCTCCTTGTCAATCATTCattcattcatcatccataaacATTATTGGTTATCTGCACCATTCCATCGTCCTGAATCATCGCGTGCGTTGACTTTGGCTGAGCGTCTGTTTGGTTGCCTATACGTGAGGAACGGTGGCTGCATGAGTGGATGCAAAATAAATCATTCTAAGTTCATTTACCTGCATCTGCACATACGCCAGAAATGACCGTACCTGTCCGGCCAGGCTCGCGTGGGACTGGGTGTGCAGGCCAAGTAAACCAATCAGGCGCTATAGGCATCTTTCAACCATGTGTTTGTAAAAACTAATCAAACTTATTAGTGCTTAATTGTTTTGTCACCTAACTACCAACTCACATGGAAACAAGATGCACTTTTAATTAGTTAccatatttttttttaaaaaaaaaactagTTTTCTTATTTATGATGAACACAAAACCACCTTTCAAAATCAGTTAGATGGTCAAATTTGCTTGTTATCACAGTCCCATGGTTAAAGATTTATGGTGTCAGAGTTGCATGGCTAAAACCAAACTCAATAGTTGGATTGGTACCGACGCACATGTTGGCTTGACTGTTGTACCGTTCTCCATCTTTAGTTTTTACCACAAATTCTCGCTGCACCTGCACCCGATAGGCCTTATTTAGTTACTCTAGTATTTAATTCAATCCACATGTATTAAGATAGATTAATTTACACCTCAATCTATCTCAATGCATATGGATTGGAGGAATAATCCGTGCACCTGGTCAGGGTAATAAGGTTGTCTCCAATGAAAAACTTTATATGTTTTTTACCTTAAATATAAAAGGAATTTTCTTATCTACGGCCTCTAACGATATTCATCGAAACATTCTCTAAATATAGAGAACACACATTCACCCTCTCTATATAGACATTCTCTTTTTCTCCATCTATTTTTATACTTTAGATAATAGATAAATATTTAAGAGTATTTACACAAGTACAAAAAAACTAGAGCAAAATACATCACTAACATAAGTCTTTGACGTAGATGACAAGATGCCGAGAATAATAATGGAGAGACCGAGAGAAATGAGATATACAAAAAGAAATATTTTAAATGTTAGAGTAGATGCACTAATAAGTTTAGCCTAAAAGTTTAATTTGTTAGAAAAAGGCAATTCACTTATACACTTTAATAACCTGACCCTCTACTCACGTGCAGTCGAAGAGGAAGACGTAAACATAAAAATAAAGGGACGAAGACACAAATAAAACCTCTATCAAGATTAAAAATCGAGACATCTGGCTCTAATACAATGTTAGAGCAGACACACTAGCCAGTTTAATCCAAAAACTTAAGATGTTGGAACACTTCAACATTATATTAAAGTGGACACACTAACCAGTTTAACCAAAAATTTAAGATGTTAGAAGAAGACAGATAATCCATTTATATACTTCAACATCATATTAAAGTGGATATACTAACCGGTTTAACCTAAAAggttaaggccttgttcgtttacattggattgcacccggaatcgttccagctaatcaaagtctatataaattagagaagcaatccagcTAGAAATTGTTCCGACCCAtcaatccggcacaaacgaaaAGGCCTAAATTGTTAGAAGGAAATCCACTTATGCACGCACTTTAATATTAAATAATAAGTCTACAAAGGATAGACGCAAGAGGAATATAAGGGATATAGTTGGAGACAACTAGTCTTACTATCTCACCTTTTACTATAATCTACAGGGTGAAACAATACAAAACACACGGTCGGCTAGCTAATGCCTAAAAAAAGAGCCTGCAGCTATGGAACAACAGGAGCTCAAGAGAAGCGTTTCACCGGCGGCCAGCGCTACCGTTCACAAAACTCCAAGCGGTGTCATCCTGGCAAACATAATGTACATGGTATGTCGGCAGAAAGGCTTTGATTTACAACCGGTCCTTTTGTTTCCGGAatgctaaggccttgttcgtttgtccaGGAATAGATCAGGAATCATTTCAGCTGATCAAAACTTAACCGGCTAGGAATTGTTCCATGCCTCCATTCCGAAAGAGACGAACGGCCCCTAAATTGGTGCTACATTTACCGCTGCACTTTGTGtgaacactgaaaagaatgttataTTCGACATCCAGTTCCAGCTTTTTTTCTAATGCATTGCAGCGTTGTTTCTAATGCATACTTAGTACAGCACAAATTGGCAGCCAAGACACAACTAACCCATAGCCCGGCTTCGGTGAATCTCGTGAGGAACAATGCTCGTCCTCTCATAATCTGTTGGAATCCAGCAAAAGAATGTATAAGCACCGTTATAACACACAAAGTAAGATGATGCCCCCAATCAATCTTCATGGTCGTCTTCTCCTTCAGAATCTGTATGGAAAGCAAGGCAAAGTAAAATCGAAGAAAGTTTTTCACCTCAACACAAGTTGAAAGAACATAATTATAACTAAGTTTTACCCACAAGCAAACAAAACTGATTTGCGCAGCATTTTCAAAAAAAAATGCTCGTGTGCAGCATACCAAAACTTCAGACAGGACAGGACTTACCAGATCGAACATCATCTCCAACATTTCTTGTCTTGATTTGTCTCACAAGCATCCGATATATTAAAACCCACCAATATATGTGGAGAACAAGTAGTGAAAATAGAAGGGAATTGAACACATAATAGTATATAGGACCATCAAAGTTGTGCTTCTTTTTGTCCAAAGTCAACAAGACCTCATAGCTGAAACGAATGGATTTAGTCAGATCATGAAAAAAAGAATCCAAAAACATTGAGTTGGTTTACTTCTACAAGCAAAGTGGTGAAtctgttttcttttttttaaaaaagaagcCAGCAGGTTAACAGTTGGTCTTTGTATTAATTGAGAAGGTGAAAAACAAGGGGAAAACCATAGTTACAACAGAAAACAACACTAACTCACAAACGAATACCACAACCTCAGAGTAAAAAAACTCAACAAGCACCACAACAAACAGACTGTGAACCGGACCAACACTGCAATGGGGTGAATCTGTATGGTACCTTATCAGAATTTAACATGTCCATAATTATTTATTATGGTATATTATGGACACTGAGTTATATGATCAGAAGTCCACAAAGGTGTGAAATCTCTAATTTGTGCCAGTGGTGCATACAAATTACAAAAAATATCCAAAACTTATTTATGTGGTAAATGAAAGTACAGAAAAATTTCTTTTTAGAGTACAAGATGCTACTACCAGACTATACGAAGGGTTGTACCCTCAGTTCTACCACTTTACCCATTTTTATCCTTAGTCGTAGACTAGTGGAAATCACTGTGCAAACAATAAAACAAAAAGATACCAGTCTGCTTTCTACTGTATATGCAAACAGACTTTGACTCGGTGATTTTTCTTGGCATAAGAATCTTATAGACTTATGAGTCAGAACAGAAAATTTTACCTTGTACTTCTCAGAATCCAGAACGGAAAATATGTGAGACGGAGAAGAACCCATGAAATAACAAAAAACAGAAACGAAACATTGGCAAGCCAATCACAATGGCTGTACTTGGACATCTTCCCTACTTCCAGGAAAACGTCACTTGCATCATGAATTGCCAATACTATAGAGCCAACTCTAGCAAATCTGGTTGACCAAGGAGAAGATCAGAAGATTGTTAAAAAAATTGTCTATGAATTATGAGATGAGTTAGAAAAAGGAATTAACAAATAAGCAATGATGACTAAGAATGATGTTGCAAATTCACAAAATAACAAAATCTAACAGTTATTCAAGATAAGGAACATACCTGAACACGTAAGATAGAACAATCAGAACAACAGTAGCAACATGATGTGACATTGACACTCCAAAGTCTGAACGCCTTGTTTCCCAAAACATAAGTGCAAATATGGAATATGTGTAGAATCCAGCAGCATACATATATACAGCCTTAAGTTTCAATCTGAGAGTAAGGGTGCAACCATTAGATTTATACCAGCCTGAGAAGCATTAAGAATTTCTATCAAAAAGTACAGTGGAAGGATAAGAATTACTTTATCTTTTGGTCAGGCCAGACCTGTTCTCCTGGTCCTACCCAAAAATATCTGGTATTGGTGAACCAAGGCTCATTATATGTGACAGACAAAGATAAAAGCTCTCCAGACAGGAAATAAACACATTTCCAAGCTGATTCCTTGAATTTTCTTATCTTCTTCCTTGCCTCTTCTGTGTCATTATTAGCTCTCTGATGTCCCTGCCCATGTATAAGCCTCATTGCAACCCACTAAAACAGTTACAGAGAACAAAAGCAGTTAGGTTGCCGATTAATACAAAACTTTGGAAGGAA is a genomic window of Zea mays cultivar B73 chromosome 5, Zm-B73-REFERENCE-NAM-5.0, whole genome shotgun sequence containing:
- the LOC100193560 gene encoding LAG1 longevity assurance homolog 3, which encodes MGLGEAAGRLLAAVDWEREAYPAYDDFLALPAFVLFFPTVRFLLDRFVFKWVAMRLIHGQGHQRANNDTEEARKKIRKFKESAWKCVYFLSGELLSLSVTYNEPWFTNTRYFWVGPGEQVWPDQKIKLKLKAVYMYAAGFYTYSIFALMFWETRRSDFGVSMSHHVATVVLIVLSYVFRFARVGSIVLAIHDASDVFLEVGKMSKYSHCDWLANVSFLFFVISWVLLRLTYFPFWILRSTSYEVLLTLDKKKHNFDGPIYYYVFNSLLFSLLVLHIYWWVLIYRMLVRQIKTRNVGDDVRSDSEGEDDHED